One Candidatus Limnocylindria bacterium genomic region harbors:
- a CDS encoding enoyl-CoA hydratase-related protein has translation TGGTQRLPRLIGRQRALELMLRGTTLSPQAAKGAGIVDELVPAADLQTVALDRARAYAEGPTFAIGQIKVATVQGYGRSLAEGLAIEREALIRLFKSDDAREGVKAFVEKRKPEYKGR, from the coding sequence ACTGGCGGCACGCAGCGCCTGCCGCGCCTCATCGGCCGGCAGCGGGCGCTCGAGCTGATGCTGCGCGGCACGACGCTGTCGCCGCAGGCGGCGAAGGGTGCGGGCATCGTCGATGAGCTCGTGCCAGCGGCGGATCTGCAGACGGTCGCCCTCGATCGCGCGCGCGCGTACGCCGAAGGTCCGACGTTCGCGATCGGCCAGATCAAGGTCGCGACGGTGCAGGGCTACGGGCGGTCGCTCGCGGAAGGGCTTGCGATCGAACGAGAGGCGCTCATCCGCCTCTTCAAGAGCGACGACGCGCGCGAGGGCGTGAAGGCGTTCGTCGAGAAGCGAAAGCCCGAATACAAGGGAAGGTGA